In a single window of the Zea mays cultivar B73 chromosome 5, Zm-B73-REFERENCE-NAM-5.0, whole genome shotgun sequence genome:
- the LOC103625735 gene encoding uncharacterized protein codes for MDVEKPASKGHGFFALFDWGKKSKKRLFVGSTGSSPNLKNAADGKDIDDSTPSTRSNLILEDTPSLKESTEHSCSSSVIDEEAHSRRSPTVVARLMGLDSMPAASSTESNPMPLTVQPPFQTNSHEDFIGRSYVGSPLKTPGSPIDRFKVEALPPRLAKRTVSVAQYKLLSPMKNPNNISSRNAADIMEAASRIIRPGVENISPYRVHDVGSAIAARAYNPGELIGAQQRSQKLNEALRKCDGPASFRPPSGKPSDGRLRGSEGTSTSRISQANVCVPVGPKVKSGDRLDTARAMHAQEKRGMRKGGRKLETLKNPENNMAKRSGLNRQKDSNQIGTTSSSSVLMPNSRKQNATATKHKVNSNPATPSRQRSNIHQINAHPRKVRVASTFAGNSSQGSRKVDLQPNAHANVRNNSVPKAIPKPRRLQDRRAYSDTSQSSDSINSERSQRRIRHNIVIDEQSSFSTNKKKVSTEIVSFTFTSPVDKSLHGIHFPNHSVFTSPVDKSLHGIHFPNHSVEKQFLGNLNTVSTSSNTSNTKLDVIDGDFLGLLLEQKLRELTSGVRSPYTKTTKGVQAHHTSTAWEDMASACETSSIASTDYDRESLQSFNDGKATLPQTDLASRSLQSSQPVKKYDHDVTDQAEPPERLGRGPLFTWEASISTETCSSSESWRSAKGTRLFGSAEGGRTCDSTRSSKFLEADASSEYSDTASSITVATTEIPRSESNSSCHMDGRQDLQFIREILKASSPARHIFSYLERFGDSGVLDAHVLEELNGDIRLLGGEERKGYRLRRRLLFDCVNESLSARCAYYFNGGYGLWFTGTAVLQSLSAEGIHREMTGLQVGEEWMVDELVYREMSGPLGSWVDFKVESYQGGGDMAAELLGSLIDEVVADLLTTGSFS; via the exons ATGGATGTGGAGAAACCTGCTTCCAAGGGGCATGGTTTCTTTGCGCTCTTCGATTGGGGAAAGAAGTCTAAGAAGCGCCTGTTCGTCGGGAGCACGGGCAGTTCTCCAAATCTGA AGAATGCTGCAGATGGGAAGGATATTGATGATAGTACACCAAGCACACGGTCAAATTTG ATCCTTGAAGACACCCCAAGCTTGAAGGAAAGCACTGAACATAGCTGCTCATCTTCAGTAATTGATGAAGAGGCTCATTCAAGAAGGAGCCCGACTGTTGTGGCTAGGCTTATGGGCTTGGATTCTATGCCTGCGGCAAGCTCAACCGAATCCAATCCCATGCCATTAACCGTGCAACCACCTTTCCAAACCAACAGCCATGAAGATTTTATTGGCAGAAGTTATGTTGGTAGTCCCCTTAAGACGCCGGGTAGTCCTATTGATCGGTTTAAAGTGGAAGCACTGCCTCCTAGACTTGCCAAGAGGACAGTATCTGTTGCACAGTATAAGTTGCTGTCTCCCATGAAAAATCCTAACAATATATCAAGCAGGAATGCAGCTGATATAATGGAAGCAGCATCGAGGATCATCAGACCTGGAGTAGAAAATATCAGTCCCTACAGAGTTCATGATGTTGGGAGTGCAATTGCTGCACGTGCCTACAACCCAGGAGAGCTCATAGGAGCCCAACAAAGGTCACAGAAACTTAATGAAGCACTGAGAAAATGTGATGGCCCTGCATCTTTTAGGCCGCCAAGTGGAAAACCTTCAGATGGAAGGTTGAGAGGTTCGGAGGGCACCTCGACGTCCAGGATCTCACAGGCAAATGTATGTGTTCCAGTTGGTCCAAAGGTAAAATCCGGCGATAGATTAGATACTGCTCGAGCTATGCATGCCCAGGAAAAAAGAGGCATGAGAAAAGGTGGTAGAAAGCTTGAAACTCTCAAGAACCCTGAAAATAACATGGCTAAAAGAAGTGGGTTGAACCGACAAAAGGATAGTAACCAAATCGGCACAACAAGTTCATCCAGTGTGCTCATGCCAAACAGCAGAAAACAGAATGCTACAGCCACCAAACATAAGGTGAACTCGAACCCAGCAACCCCCAGTAGACAACGGAGCAATATCCACCAGATAAATGCCCATCCAAGAAAGGTGAGGGTGGCCAGCACATTTGCTGGAAACAGTAGTCAAGGTAGCAGAAAAGTGGACTTGCAGCCAAATGCTCATGCTAACGTAAGAAATAATTCTGTACCCAAAGCAATCCCGAAGCCAAGAAGATTACAAGACAGGAGAGCGTACTCTGATACAAGCCAGTCAAGTGATAGTATTAATTCTGAGAGAAGCCAGAGGCGGATTCGGCACAATATTGTGATTGATGAGCAGTCATCTTTTTCAACAAACAAAAAGAAAGTCAGCACTGAGATTGTTTCATTCACATTTACCTCACCAGTTGATAAGTCACTACATGGCATCCACTTCCCCAATCATTCAGTATTTACCTCACCAGTTGATAAGTCACTACATGGCATCCACTTCCCCAATCATTCAGTGGAAAAACAGTTTTTAGGGAATCTGAACACTGTGTCAACTTCAAGCAATACATCAAACACTAAACTTGATGTCATTGATGGTGATTTTTTGGGACTCCTGTTGGAGCAGAAATTGAGAGAGTTGACATCTGGTGTGAGATCGCCCTACACTAAGACAACCAAAGGTGTTCAAGCGCATCACACTTCAACAGCTTGGGAAGATATGGCATCAGCATGTGAAACATCTAGCATTGCTTCTACTGATTATGATAGGGAGTCGTTACAATCTTTCAATGATGGAAAAGCTACTCTCCCCCAGACCGATCTTGCTTCTAGAAGTCTCCAG TCATCTCAGCCTGTGAAGAAGTACGATCACGATGTCACGGATCAAGCAGAGCCGCCTGAGCGTCTCGGCCGAGGTCCACTCTTCACATGGGAGGCTTCTATTTCAACCGAAACCTGTAGCTCATCAGAGAGCTGGAGGAGTGCAAAGG GAACAAGATTGTTTGGTTCAGCCGAAGGAGGCAGAACCTGTGACTCGACGCGCTCGAGCAAGTTCCTAGAAGCGGACGCCTCGTCAGAGTATTCCGACACAGCCTCATCGATCACGGTGGCTACGACAGAGATCCCTCGATCAGAAAGCAACAGTTCATGTCATATGGATGGTAGACAGGATCTGCAGTTTATAAGAGAGATACTGAAAGCCAGCTCTCCTGCCCGGCACATCTTCTCTTATCTGGAGCGGTTCGGCGATTCAGGTGTTCTGGATGCGCACGTATTGGAGGAACTAAACGGGGATATTAGGCTGTTGGGTGGTGAAGAGCGCAAGGGTTACAGGCTGAGGCGGAGGCTGCTCTTCGACTGTGTCAATGAATCGTTGAGCGCGAGATGCGCTTACTACTTCAACGGTGGCTACGGCCTGTGGTTCACGGGAACGGCGGTCCTGCAGAGCTTGTCGGCAGAAGGGATCCACCGAGAGATGACCGGCCTGCAGGTCGGCGAGGAGTGGATGGTGGACGAGCTCGTGTACAGGGAGATGAGTGGTCCTCTGGGGAGCTGGGTCGACTTCAAGGTGGAGTCGTACCAAGGCGGCGGAGACATGGCGGCAGAGCTGCTAGGCTCCTTGATCGACGAAGTGGTCGCTGATCTTCTGACCACCGGCTCGTTCTCGTAG
- the LOC100273886 gene encoding uncharacterized protein LOC100273886: protein MAGSSGGAASSSSSRGVPENRFYNPPHVRRQQQQQGQRPLRPASPSPSPRPVRQKPPPPAAAVAASADVDIRVDSDDSSSTTSSKPSVASTAATAAAGEVNVAVAEAEAGNLERFLASTTPSVTAQFLPMSSLRMRRGGDAMDSRPYFCLGDLWESFREWSAYGAGVPLVLNGSDSVIQYYVPYLSAIQLFADPSRPASRNSESSIENDVERLRVSSSLEGKHRLENGGIRSDDGEGDASSSFPIFQYMERDPPYGREPLTDKVSTLAHRFPALKTFKSCDLLPSSWMSVAWYPIYRIPTGPTLKDLDACFLTFHCLATPCKDCDPPTPACPGFGGINRGTTAAGKLSLPIFGLAPYKLRASIWTSDKTQERDLVTSLMQEADSWLRRIQVDHPDFRFFVSHFSTTWR from the exons ATGGCAGGCTCATCCGGCGGCGCAGCCTCCTCTTCCTCCTCCCGTGGCGTGCCGGAGAACAGGTTCTATAATCCTCCCCACGTACGAcgccaacagcagcagcaggggcaACGGCCGTTGCGGCCCGCATCACCGTCGCCCTCGCCGCGGCCGGTGCGGCAGAAGCCCCCTCCGCCGGCGGCGGCCGTTGCCGCGTCGGCGGATGTGGACATCCGGGTGGATTCCGACGACTCTTCGTCGACGACCTCGTCCAAGCCATCGGTGGCGTCCACCGCGGCTACTGCAGCAGCGGGTGAGGTGAATGTGGCCGTGGCGGAGGCGGAGGCTGGGAATTTGGAGAGGTTCCTCGCCTCCACGACGCCCTCTGTGACCGCTCAGTTCTTGCCCATG TCAAGCCTAAGGATGCGGCGAGGTGGTGATGCTATGGATTCACGACCTTATTTCTGCCTGGGAGATCTTTGGGAATCATTCAGGGAATGGAGTGCTTATGGGGCCGGTGTTCCACTTGTGCTAAATGGCAGTGACTCTGTGATTCAGTATTATGTGCCATATCTTTCTGCTATCCAACTATTTGCAGATCCATCAAGACCTGCTTCAAGAAACAG TGAGAGCAGCATTGAGAATGACGTTGAGCGGCTAAGagtctcatcatcactggaaggtAAACATCGACTGGAAAATGGTGGCATACGAAGTGATGATGGTGAAGGCGATGCATCTTCAAGTTTTCCAATATTTCAGTATATGGAGAGGGATCCTCCATATGGTAGAGAGCCTCTGACAGACAAG GTATCAACTCTTGCACACAGATTTCCAGCTCTGAAGACATTCAAAAGCTGTGATCTTCTGCCATCGAGCTGGATGTCTGTTGCATG GTACCCCATTTATAGAATTCCAACAGGGCCAACATTGAAGGATCTCGATGCCTGTTTTTTGACATTCCATTGCCTAGCAACACCTTGCAAGG ATTGTGACCCTCCTACGCCAGCATGCCCTGGCTTTGGGGGAATTAACCGCGGCACGACTGCAGCTGGGAAACTATCTTTGCCTATCTTTGGGCTGGCACCTTACAAATTACGTGCCTCCATTTGGACATCTGACAAAACTCAAGAACGGGACCTCGTCACCTCTCTGATGCAGGAGGCTGACAGCTGGCTCCGCAGAATACAAGTAGACCATCCGGATTTCCGGTTTTTCGTATCCCATTTCAGTACAACGTGGAGATGA
- the LOC100273886 gene encoding uncharacterized protein isoform X1 — protein MAGSSGGAASSSSSRGVPENRFYNPPHVRRQQQQQGQRPLRPASPSPSPRPVRQKPPPPAAAVAASADVDIRVDSDDSSSTTSSKPSVASTAATAAAGEVNVAVAEAEAGNLERFLASTTPSVTAQFLPMSSLRMRRGGDAMDSRPYFCLGDLWESFREWSAYGAGVPLVLNGSDSVIQYYVPYLSAIQLFADPSRPASRNRRPGDESDGDSMDTSSESSIENDVERLRVSSSLEGKHRLENGGIRSDDGEGDASSSFPIFQYMERDPPYGREPLTDKVSTLAHRFPALKTFKSCDLLPSSWMSVAWYPIYRIPTGPTLKDLDACFLTFHCLATPCKDCDPPTPACPGFGGINRGTTAAGKLSLPIFGLAPYKLRASIWTSDKTQERDLVTSLMQEADSWLRRIQVDHPDFRFFVSHFSTTWR, from the exons ATGGCAGGCTCATCCGGCGGCGCAGCCTCCTCTTCCTCCTCCCGTGGCGTGCCGGAGAACAGGTTCTATAATCCTCCCCACGTACGAcgccaacagcagcagcaggggcaACGGCCGTTGCGGCCCGCATCACCGTCGCCCTCGCCGCGGCCGGTGCGGCAGAAGCCCCCTCCGCCGGCGGCGGCCGTTGCCGCGTCGGCGGATGTGGACATCCGGGTGGATTCCGACGACTCTTCGTCGACGACCTCGTCCAAGCCATCGGTGGCGTCCACCGCGGCTACTGCAGCAGCGGGTGAGGTGAATGTGGCCGTGGCGGAGGCGGAGGCTGGGAATTTGGAGAGGTTCCTCGCCTCCACGACGCCCTCTGTGACCGCTCAGTTCTTGCCCATG TCAAGCCTAAGGATGCGGCGAGGTGGTGATGCTATGGATTCACGACCTTATTTCTGCCTGGGAGATCTTTGGGAATCATTCAGGGAATGGAGTGCTTATGGGGCCGGTGTTCCACTTGTGCTAAATGGCAGTGACTCTGTGATTCAGTATTATGTGCCATATCTTTCTGCTATCCAACTATTTGCAGATCCATCAAGACCTGCTTCAAGAAACAG GCGTCCTGGGGATGAAAGTGATGGGGACTCTATGGATACTAGCAGTGAGAGCAGCATTGAGAATGACGTTGAGCGGCTAAGagtctcatcatcactggaaggtAAACATCGACTGGAAAATGGTGGCATACGAAGTGATGATGGTGAAGGCGATGCATCTTCAAGTTTTCCAATATTTCAGTATATGGAGAGGGATCCTCCATATGGTAGAGAGCCTCTGACAGACAAG GTATCAACTCTTGCACACAGATTTCCAGCTCTGAAGACATTCAAAAGCTGTGATCTTCTGCCATCGAGCTGGATGTCTGTTGCATG GTACCCCATTTATAGAATTCCAACAGGGCCAACATTGAAGGATCTCGATGCCTGTTTTTTGACATTCCATTGCCTAGCAACACCTTGCAAGG ATTGTGACCCTCCTACGCCAGCATGCCCTGGCTTTGGGGGAATTAACCGCGGCACGACTGCAGCTGGGAAACTATCTTTGCCTATCTTTGGGCTGGCACCTTACAAATTACGTGCCTCCATTTGGACATCTGACAAAACTCAAGAACGGGACCTCGTCACCTCTCTGATGCAGGAGGCTGACAGCTGGCTCCGCAGAATACAAGTAGACCATCCGGATTTCCGGTTTTTCGTATCCCATTTCAGTACAACGTGGAGATGA